From the Microbacterium sp. W4I4 genome, one window contains:
- the eccCa gene encoding type VII secretion protein EccCa, which produces MSNTTSRRAPKPPAGGQLTLQQAPELPKPEGASNTLMMALPMVGSLGSVAVLSLTQGGDPTRTYIMGGMFIFMALSMVGGQMWRQKAQHSTNVENTRREYLAYLSETRDAVREVASRQRRYEEWMLPAPETLPFIVEEGSRVWERTVSDPEMLTARLGTATQPLAMTLDEAPIPALAQLDPVSASAAHRFVLTHDEVTDLPFSVNISTCAKLEIVGETVRARGQVRAVVAHLATFVAPEDLQIAVIAAPEDLPYWEWMKWLPHAHSDTVSDAVGGARRIGSAWSQIEPLVTDIRSRGPVSGQAGRSLPHLVVITDGVSLPAGHPLTEEGGVDGVTVFDIPRSWGELTDSFTIRLVIDDTAEGAPRLTVARRGVGAVQASPDFLGIASAEAVARRLTGLVDVVEEEDASGGGARTISAELTDLLGLPDVRDFDPDVAWKPRSARDRLRVPIGLTAAGQPMILDIKESAQQGMGPHGMLIGATGSGKSEVLRTLVLALAMSHSSEALNFVLIDFKGGATFAGMADMPHVSAVITNLGDDLTLVDRMQDAIQGEMTRRQELLRDAGNFANVTDYEAARKGGRTDLKPLPALLIVADEFSELLAAKPDFTELFVAIGRLGRSLQVHLLLSTQRLEEGKLRGLESHLSYRIGLKTFSGADSRAVIGVPDAFTLPGGGGHGILKSDAETLTQFRAAYVSASPKTRRRRGGPSPEVIGSDQPVRAIEARAFTAAPVIVEEQPEDEPAVVPEISGGEPPEKRVTFDIAVSLMKGKSIPAHQVWLPPLEVPPTFDEMLGDLAEDPQMGLISARWRQAGPLTIPLGIVDRPLEQRRDSLVMSLVGAGGHLAIVGGARSGKSTLARSVLTGIALTHTPQEVQFYVMDFGGGTFAPFSKLAHVAGVAGRNQPDVLRRMFQEVVGIVNARERYFTANAIDSIETYRRMRAQGRADDGYGDVFLIIDGWPTIRSEFDEMEFEIQSLAGRALTYGVHLVATTTRWMDFRTAIRDTFGSKLELRLGDTSDSEIDRKIAANVPTGRPGRGLAPSKHHMLTALPRIDGSGDPGMLSEGVEDMITRVNAAWKGPRGPKLRLLPEMLELPELQRLAAGTPAEKQVLLGVDEAELAPTSFDTVRNPHVYLFGDSQSGKSSFLRGFAREIMRTKTVKEAQFFVVDYRRALLSEIPDEYLAGYYTTAQQASEELGGLAEYLRGRLPGTDVTPQQLRDRSWWSGAEVYVLVDDYDLVNTQSGNPVAVLQPLLAQATDVGLHLTLTRRSGGASRSTFEPVMQTLRDLAAPGILLSGSPDEGGLLGNIKASIAVPGRAKVVTRERGLQIMQLAYAPPSHL; this is translated from the coding sequence GTGAGCAACACCACCAGCCGACGTGCGCCGAAACCCCCGGCCGGCGGCCAACTCACCCTGCAGCAGGCGCCGGAGCTTCCCAAGCCCGAGGGTGCGTCCAACACGCTGATGATGGCGCTGCCGATGGTGGGCAGCCTGGGTTCGGTCGCCGTGCTCTCGCTCACCCAGGGCGGTGATCCCACCCGCACGTACATCATGGGCGGGATGTTCATCTTCATGGCACTGTCGATGGTCGGCGGGCAGATGTGGCGGCAGAAGGCGCAGCATTCCACGAACGTCGAGAACACGAGACGCGAGTATCTCGCGTACCTCTCAGAGACGCGCGATGCCGTCCGCGAGGTCGCCAGCCGTCAGCGCAGGTACGAGGAGTGGATGCTGCCGGCACCCGAGACCCTGCCATTCATCGTCGAGGAGGGCTCGCGGGTGTGGGAGCGCACCGTCAGCGATCCCGAGATGCTGACGGCGCGGCTCGGCACGGCCACGCAACCGCTCGCAATGACTCTGGACGAGGCGCCGATCCCGGCACTGGCGCAGCTCGACCCGGTGAGCGCGTCGGCCGCCCATCGCTTCGTCCTCACCCATGACGAGGTCACCGACCTGCCGTTCTCCGTCAACATCTCCACCTGCGCGAAGCTCGAAATCGTCGGCGAGACCGTCCGCGCCCGTGGTCAGGTGCGCGCAGTGGTCGCGCACCTGGCGACCTTCGTTGCGCCTGAGGACCTGCAGATCGCCGTCATCGCGGCGCCCGAGGACCTGCCCTACTGGGAGTGGATGAAGTGGCTTCCGCACGCGCACTCCGACACGGTCTCGGATGCCGTCGGCGGGGCGCGCCGGATCGGATCGGCGTGGTCGCAGATCGAGCCCCTCGTCACGGACATCCGCTCGCGCGGTCCGGTCAGCGGCCAGGCAGGTCGCTCTCTGCCGCACCTCGTCGTGATCACCGACGGCGTGAGCCTTCCCGCCGGTCACCCGCTCACAGAGGAAGGCGGGGTGGACGGCGTCACAGTCTTCGACATCCCGCGCAGCTGGGGTGAGCTGACGGACTCGTTCACGATCCGCCTCGTCATCGACGATACGGCCGAGGGTGCACCACGGCTCACCGTCGCGCGGCGCGGAGTGGGGGCGGTTCAGGCATCGCCGGACTTCCTGGGAATCGCCTCCGCGGAAGCGGTGGCCAGGCGGCTGACCGGCCTCGTCGACGTCGTCGAGGAGGAGGACGCGTCGGGAGGTGGAGCCCGCACCATCTCCGCTGAGCTCACCGATCTGCTGGGGCTGCCCGACGTGCGCGACTTCGACCCCGATGTGGCGTGGAAGCCGCGATCGGCCCGCGACCGCCTGCGCGTACCGATCGGCCTCACCGCGGCCGGCCAGCCGATGATCCTCGACATCAAGGAATCGGCTCAGCAGGGCATGGGCCCGCACGGCATGCTGATCGGTGCGACCGGTTCGGGAAAGTCCGAGGTGCTGCGCACGCTGGTGCTCGCACTGGCGATGTCGCACTCCTCGGAGGCTCTGAACTTCGTGCTGATCGACTTCAAGGGCGGTGCGACCTTCGCCGGCATGGCCGACATGCCGCACGTGTCCGCCGTCATCACGAACCTCGGCGACGACCTGACGCTCGTGGATCGCATGCAGGATGCGATCCAGGGCGAGATGACCCGTCGCCAGGAGCTGCTGCGCGACGCGGGCAACTTCGCCAACGTCACCGACTACGAGGCCGCGCGCAAGGGCGGTCGCACAGACCTCAAGCCGCTGCCCGCACTGCTGATCGTCGCCGACGAGTTCTCGGAGCTGCTGGCGGCCAAGCCCGATTTCACCGAGCTGTTCGTCGCCATCGGTCGACTCGGCCGCTCGCTCCAGGTGCACCTGCTGCTGTCGACGCAGCGCCTCGAGGAGGGCAAGCTGCGCGGGCTGGAGTCCCACCTGTCCTACCGGATCGGTCTGAAGACCTTCTCGGGCGCGGATTCGCGTGCGGTCATCGGCGTTCCCGATGCGTTCACGCTGCCGGGCGGCGGTGGTCACGGCATCCTGAAGTCGGATGCCGAGACGCTCACCCAGTTCCGGGCCGCGTACGTCTCCGCATCGCCGAAGACGCGCAGACGCCGCGGAGGACCCTCGCCGGAAGTGATCGGGAGCGATCAGCCGGTGCGTGCGATCGAGGCGCGCGCCTTCACTGCGGCGCCGGTGATCGTCGAGGAGCAGCCCGAGGACGAGCCGGCGGTGGTCCCTGAGATCTCGGGCGGCGAGCCACCCGAGAAGCGGGTGACCTTCGACATCGCCGTCTCGCTGATGAAGGGCAAGAGCATTCCGGCGCACCAGGTGTGGCTGCCTCCGCTGGAGGTGCCGCCCACGTTCGACGAGATGCTCGGAGACCTCGCCGAGGATCCGCAGATGGGCCTCATCTCGGCGCGGTGGCGCCAGGCGGGCCCGTTGACGATCCCGCTGGGCATCGTCGACCGGCCGCTCGAGCAGCGTCGCGACAGCCTCGTCATGAGCCTGGTCGGCGCCGGCGGCCACCTCGCCATCGTCGGCGGGGCGCGCAGTGGCAAGAGCACCCTGGCGCGCAGCGTACTGACGGGCATCGCCCTGACGCACACTCCGCAGGAGGTGCAGTTCTACGTCATGGACTTCGGCGGCGGCACGTTCGCGCCTTTCTCGAAACTGGCGCACGTGGCCGGCGTGGCCGGCAGGAACCAGCCGGACGTGCTCCGGCGGATGTTCCAGGAGGTCGTCGGCATCGTGAACGCGCGCGAGCGGTACTTCACCGCCAACGCGATCGACTCCATCGAGACCTATCGGCGGATGCGGGCTCAGGGGCGCGCGGACGACGGCTATGGCGATGTGTTCCTCATCATCGACGGCTGGCCGACAATCCGGTCCGAGTTCGACGAGATGGAGTTCGAGATCCAATCGCTGGCCGGGCGGGCGCTCACCTACGGTGTGCACCTCGTGGCCACGACCACGCGCTGGATGGATTTCCGAACCGCCATCCGCGACACGTTCGGCTCCAAGCTCGAACTGCGCCTCGGCGACACCAGCGACTCCGAGATCGACCGCAAGATCGCCGCCAACGTGCCGACGGGGCGCCCGGGTCGAGGCCTCGCCCCTTCCAAGCACCACATGCTCACAGCGCTGCCGCGCATCGACGGGTCAGGAGACCCCGGCATGCTCAGCGAAGGCGTCGAAGACATGATCACGCGCGTCAACGCGGCCTGGAAGGGCCCGCGCGGACCCAAGCTGCGCCTTCTGCCCGAGATGCTCGAGCTCCCAGAGCTGCAGCGTCTCGCGGCGGGCACTCCCGCCGAGAAGCAGGTTCTGCTCGGTGTGGACGAGGCGGAGCTCGCTCCGACCTCCTTCGACACGGTGCGCAATCCGCACGTGTACCTGTTCGGCGACAGCCAGTCGGGCAAGTCGAGCTTCCTGCGCGGTTTCGCGCGGGAGATCATGCGCACCAAGACGGTGAAGGAAGCGCAGTTCTTCGTGGTCGACTACCGGCGTGCGCTGCTCTCGGAGATCCCCGACGAATACCTCGCGGGGTACTACACGACGGCGCAGCAGGCATCCGAGGAGCTGGGCGGACTGGCCGAGTACCTGCGCGGCCGACTGCCGGGCACCGACGTGACGCCGCAGCAGCTGCGGGATCGCTCGTGGTGGTCCGGGGCTGAGGTGTACGTGCTGGTCGACGATTACGACCTGGTGAACACCCAGTCCGGCAATCCCGTCGCCGTCCTGCAACCGCTGCTGGCCCAGGCCACGGATGTCGGGCTGCACCTGACGCTCACACGCCGCTCCGGCGGTGCCTCGCGCTCCACGTTCGAGCCGGTGATGCAGACCCTGCGTGACCTCGCAGCACCCGGCATCCTGCTCTCGGGCAGTCCGGACGAAGGTGGACTGCTCGGCAACATCAAGGCGTCGATCGCCGTGCCCGGCCGGGCGAAGGTGGTCACCCGCGAGCGGGGTCTGCAGATCATGCAGCTTGCCTACGCACCGCCGTCCCACTTGTGA